The Egicoccus sp. AB-alg2 genome window below encodes:
- the uvrA gene encoding excinuclease ABC subunit UvrA — MHPSAWPAHPPSHPSCRRGSPVATRRRDAHDKIVVRGAREHNLKDVDLEIPRDALVVFTGLSGSGKSSLAFDTIYAEGQRRYVESLSAYARQFLGQMDKPDVDFIEGLSPAISIDQKSTSRNPRSTVGTITEIYDYLRLLYARIGQPHCPNCGRPIARQTAEQIVDQVHELPAGTRFQVLAPVVRGRKGEYAALFQQLSTDGYARVRVDGEVHPIDEVPRLEKNKKHSIEVVVDRLVQKSDLRRRLADSIETALQLADGIAMIEVLPTRDTLEEARERGLPEPRAETLVFSEHLACAHCGLSFEQLAPRNFSFNSPYGACESCSGLGTQLTVDPELVIGDPTLSVDEGVVLPWGTGAQSNYYQQLLRATVRHAGGEPSTPWQDLAAEVKDAVLNGVDGRVHVSYTNRYGRRRSYKAQVEGVIPSLLRRHAETDSDHVRQQVEQYMREVPCPACDGKRLKPLILAVTVGGRSIAELTAASVAEADAFIQGLQLSERETLIGARVIKEIRARLQFLLDVGLEYLTLDRPAGSLSGGEAQRIRLATQIGAGLVGVLYVLDEPSIGLHQRDNERLIETLIRLRDLGNTLIVVEHDEATIDAADHVVDIGPGAGEHGGEIVHSGSVEGLKRLTRKSLTGAYLAGERKIAVPDERRRGNGKAITIEGAVEHNLRDVSAAFPLGAFTCVTGVSGSGKSTLVNEILSRVLMRHVYGSRALPGKHRRVTGLEHVDKAVVVDQSPIGRTPRSNPATYTGVFDRIRQLFASTPEAKVRGYQPGRFSFNVKGGRCEACRGDGTLKIEMHFLPDVYVPCEVCKGRRYNRETLEVHYKGKTIAEVLELSVDEALAFFANIPGIAGYMQTLHDVGLGYVRLGQPATTLSGGEAQRVKLATELRKRYNGQTVYILDEPTTGLHFEDIRRLLDVLHRLVDKGNTVIVIEHNLDVIKTADHLLDLGPEGGNGGGTIVVAGTPEEVAAAPASYTGKFLRDLLPG; from the coding sequence ATGCATCCTTCCGCGTGGCCGGCGCACCCGCCGTCCCACCCGTCCTGCCGCAGGGGGTCGCCCGTGGCCACTCGCCGCCGTGACGCGCACGACAAGATCGTGGTCCGCGGTGCTCGCGAGCACAATCTCAAGGACGTCGACCTCGAGATCCCGCGCGACGCGCTGGTGGTGTTCACGGGTCTGTCCGGCTCCGGCAAGTCCAGCCTCGCCTTCGACACCATCTACGCCGAGGGCCAGCGCCGCTACGTGGAGTCGCTGTCCGCCTACGCCCGGCAGTTCCTCGGGCAGATGGACAAGCCGGACGTCGACTTCATCGAGGGCCTCTCGCCGGCGATCTCGATCGACCAGAAGTCGACCTCGCGCAACCCGCGGTCGACGGTCGGCACGATCACGGAGATCTACGACTACCTGCGGCTCCTGTACGCCCGGATCGGCCAACCCCACTGCCCGAACTGCGGCCGCCCGATCGCGCGGCAGACCGCCGAGCAGATCGTGGACCAGGTCCACGAGCTGCCCGCCGGCACGCGCTTCCAGGTGCTCGCTCCGGTCGTGCGCGGCCGCAAGGGCGAGTACGCCGCGCTGTTCCAGCAGCTGTCGACCGACGGGTACGCCCGGGTCCGTGTCGACGGCGAGGTCCACCCCATCGACGAGGTGCCGCGGCTGGAGAAGAACAAGAAGCACTCCATCGAGGTCGTGGTCGACCGGCTGGTGCAGAAGTCCGACCTGCGCCGCCGCCTCGCCGACTCGATCGAGACCGCCCTGCAGTTGGCGGACGGCATCGCCATGATCGAGGTGCTGCCGACCCGCGACACCCTCGAGGAGGCCCGTGAGCGTGGCCTGCCCGAGCCGCGGGCGGAGACGCTGGTGTTCTCCGAGCACCTCGCCTGCGCCCACTGCGGTCTGAGCTTCGAGCAGCTCGCCCCGCGCAACTTCTCGTTCAACTCGCCCTACGGGGCGTGCGAATCCTGCTCGGGTCTCGGCACGCAGCTGACCGTCGACCCGGAGCTGGTCATCGGCGACCCGACGCTGTCGGTCGACGAGGGCGTCGTGCTGCCGTGGGGGACCGGCGCACAGTCCAACTACTACCAGCAGCTGCTGCGCGCGACCGTCCGGCACGCCGGCGGGGAGCCGTCCACGCCCTGGCAGGACCTCGCCGCCGAGGTGAAGGACGCCGTCCTCAACGGTGTCGACGGGCGCGTCCACGTCAGCTACACCAACCGCTACGGCCGCCGGCGGTCCTACAAGGCCCAGGTCGAGGGTGTCATCCCCTCGCTGCTGCGCCGCCACGCGGAGACCGACTCCGACCACGTGCGCCAGCAGGTCGAGCAGTACATGCGCGAAGTGCCGTGCCCGGCGTGTGACGGCAAGCGCCTCAAGCCACTGATCCTGGCCGTGACCGTCGGTGGCCGCTCCATCGCCGAGCTGACCGCCGCCTCGGTCGCGGAGGCCGACGCCTTCATCCAGGGGCTGCAGCTCAGCGAGCGCGAGACGCTGATCGGTGCCCGGGTCATCAAGGAGATCCGCGCGCGGCTGCAGTTCCTGCTCGACGTCGGTCTGGAGTACCTCACCCTCGACCGGCCCGCGGGCTCGCTGTCCGGCGGCGAGGCCCAACGGATCCGGCTGGCCACCCAGATCGGCGCCGGCCTGGTCGGGGTGCTGTACGTGCTGGACGAGCCCTCGATCGGGCTGCACCAGCGCGACAACGAGCGGCTGATCGAGACGCTGATCCGGCTGCGCGACCTCGGCAACACCCTGATCGTCGTCGAGCACGACGAGGCCACCATCGACGCGGCGGACCACGTCGTCGACATCGGCCCCGGCGCCGGTGAGCACGGCGGCGAGATCGTGCACTCCGGGTCGGTGGAGGGCCTCAAGCGCCTGACCCGCAAGTCGCTGACCGGCGCCTACCTGGCGGGCGAGCGCAAGATCGCCGTGCCGGACGAGCGTCGCCGCGGCAACGGCAAGGCCATCACCATCGAGGGCGCCGTCGAGCACAACCTGCGCGACGTGTCGGCCGCGTTCCCGCTGGGGGCCTTCACCTGCGTGACCGGCGTGTCCGGGTCCGGCAAGTCCACGCTGGTAAACGAGATCCTGTCCCGCGTGCTGATGCGCCACGTGTACGGCTCCCGCGCCCTGCCGGGCAAGCACCGGCGGGTCACGGGTCTCGAGCACGTGGACAAGGCGGTCGTGGTCGACCAGTCGCCGATCGGCCGGACTCCCCGGTCAAACCCCGCGACCTACACCGGCGTGTTCGACCGCATCCGGCAGCTGTTCGCCTCGACCCCGGAGGCCAAGGTCCGCGGCTACCAGCCGGGCCGGTTCTCGTTCAACGTCAAGGGTGGCCGCTGCGAGGCCTGCCGCGGCGACGGCACGCTCAAGATCGAGATGCACTTCCTGCCCGACGTCTACGTGCCCTGCGAGGTCTGCAAGGGCCGGCGCTACAACCGCGAGACCCTCGAGGTGCACTACAAGGGCAAGACGATCGCCGAAGTGCTCGAGCTGTCGGTCGACGAGGCACTGGCGTTCTTCGCCAACATCCCGGGCATCGCCGGCTACATGCAGACGCTGCACGACGTGGGGCTCGGCTACGTGCGGCTCGGCCAGCCCGCCACCACGCTGTCGGGCGGCGAGGCCCAGCGGGTCAAGCTCGCGACGGAACTGCGCAAGCGCTACAACGGCCAGACCGTCTACATCCTCGACGAGCCGACCACCGGCCTGCACTTCGAGGACATCCGCCGCCTGCTCGACGTGCTGCACCGCCTCGTCGACAAGGGCAACACGGTCATCGTGATCGAGCACAACCTCGACGTGATCAAGACCGCCGACCACCTCCTGGACCTCGGGCCCGAGGGCGGGAACGGCGGCGGCACGATCGTCGTGGCGGGCACGCCCGAGGAGGTCGCCGCCGCGCCGGCCAGCTACACGGGCAAGTTCCTGCGCGACCTGCTGCCGGGTTGA
- a CDS encoding 2-hydroxyacid dehydrogenase, translated as MRIAVFSARSYDRRFLEEANERHGHDLHFLEARLDDTTAALADGFDGVCVFVNDTVDAPAIEQLAAGGTRLLTLRSAGYNHVDLAAAERHGITVARVPAYSPYAVAEHTVALMLSVERKIHRAHNRVREGNFALDGLLGFDLRNKRIGIIGTGKIGMIVARIMRGFGCSIRAYDPFPSDDVRDLGVRYEDLDTLLGECDVITLHCPLTPDTYHIIDDAALRKTKPGVMIVNTSRGALIDTPAVIEALKDGRIGHLALDVYEEEGDLFFEDLSDTVIRDDVFSRLLTFPNVLITAHQAFFTEEALRNIAETTLGNATAFAEGRRSGNELQAEAVRG; from the coding sequence GTGCGCATCGCCGTCTTCAGTGCCCGCTCCTACGACCGTCGCTTCCTCGAGGAGGCCAACGAGCGGCACGGCCACGACCTGCACTTCCTCGAGGCCCGCTTGGACGACACGACGGCGGCGCTCGCGGACGGCTTCGACGGGGTGTGCGTCTTCGTCAACGACACCGTCGACGCGCCCGCCATCGAGCAGTTGGCGGCCGGTGGGACGCGGCTGCTCACCCTGCGGTCGGCCGGCTACAACCACGTCGACCTCGCGGCTGCCGAGCGCCACGGCATCACCGTGGCCCGGGTGCCCGCCTACTCGCCGTACGCGGTCGCCGAGCACACCGTCGCCCTCATGCTGTCCGTCGAGCGCAAGATCCACCGGGCCCACAACCGCGTCCGCGAGGGCAACTTCGCCCTGGACGGACTGCTCGGGTTCGACCTGCGCAACAAGCGCATCGGCATCATCGGCACCGGCAAGATCGGCATGATCGTCGCCCGCATCATGCGCGGGTTCGGGTGCTCGATCCGCGCGTACGACCCCTTCCCCAGCGACGACGTGCGTGACCTCGGCGTCCGCTACGAGGACCTGGACACCCTGCTCGGCGAGTGCGACGTGATCACGCTGCACTGCCCGCTGACGCCCGACACCTACCACATCATCGACGACGCGGCCCTACGCAAGACCAAGCCGGGCGTGATGATCGTCAACACCTCCCGGGGGGCGCTCATCGACACGCCGGCGGTGATCGAGGCGCTGAAGGACGGCCGCATCGGGCACCTGGCGCTGGACGTGTACGAGGAGGAGGGCGACCTGTTCTTCGAGGACCTCTCGGACACGGTCATCCGTGACGACGTGTTCTCGCGGCTGCTCACCTTCCCGAACGTGCTGATCACCGCCCACCAGGCCTTCTTCACCGAGGAGGCGCTGCGCAACATCGCGGAGACGACACTGGGCAACGCGACGGCGTTCGCCGAGGGCCGGCGCTCCGGCAACGAACTGCAGGCCGAGGCCGTGCGCGGCTGA
- a CDS encoding MFS transporter, with amino-acid sequence MIPWFLEVLRLRALRRRAELDERSTVLLLFARFADEVGSGLLIVLGPTLRHRLGLSVVQLGWCFQALYSVAAVVEPLTGGAIDLVRRRPLLVWGAAGWGAGLLLAAGAPNFGWLLAGFAVVGAASGPLTATADVVLVESHPADVERIASRSTAIDTVGALLAPAAVALAGRFGVDHRLLLVLAGGAALWYALALHDAVLPPPPRSGTSPGVRQALQDVVRVLRDRRARPWLAALVLFEVLDLAELFEPVWLVDVVGASQTFVAVHAVTGTAASFVGLVLLDRWLRRHDGRTIVLACGLAGLVLYPVWLLTPGTWNKLALVVPRDLVLAPLWPILRGRALAALPDRAGTLAGVTSLLGLLPLAGAFAWVAQRAGLTRSLLLVHVLASVVLLLVLRGGDLDVEEARDAV; translated from the coding sequence ATGATCCCGTGGTTCCTCGAGGTGTTGCGCCTGCGTGCGCTGCGCCGGCGCGCCGAACTCGACGAGCGCTCGACCGTCCTGCTGCTGTTCGCCCGCTTCGCCGACGAGGTCGGCAGCGGGCTGCTGATCGTCCTGGGCCCGACGCTGCGCCACCGGCTCGGGCTGAGCGTGGTCCAGCTCGGCTGGTGCTTCCAGGCCCTGTACTCGGTCGCGGCCGTGGTCGAGCCGCTGACTGGTGGCGCGATCGACCTCGTGCGGCGGCGACCGCTGCTGGTGTGGGGAGCGGCCGGCTGGGGCGCCGGCCTGCTCCTGGCGGCCGGTGCGCCGAACTTCGGTTGGCTCCTGGCCGGCTTCGCCGTCGTGGGCGCGGCGTCCGGTCCCCTGACGGCGACCGCGGACGTCGTGCTGGTGGAGAGCCACCCCGCCGACGTCGAGCGGATCGCCAGCCGCTCGACCGCCATCGACACCGTCGGCGCGCTGCTGGCGCCGGCCGCGGTGGCGCTCGCCGGGCGGTTCGGCGTCGACCACCGGCTGCTGCTGGTGCTCGCCGGTGGGGCGGCCCTCTGGTACGCGCTGGCACTGCACGACGCGGTCCTGCCGCCGCCGCCACGTTCGGGCACGTCGCCGGGCGTGCGCCAGGCCCTGCAGGACGTGGTCCGTGTGCTGCGCGACCGGCGGGCGCGGCCGTGGCTGGCAGCGCTGGTGCTGTTCGAGGTCCTCGACCTCGCCGAGCTGTTCGAACCGGTCTGGCTGGTCGACGTCGTCGGTGCGTCGCAGACGTTCGTCGCGGTCCACGCGGTCACCGGGACCGCGGCGTCGTTCGTCGGTCTGGTGCTGCTCGACCGGTGGCTGCGACGTCACGACGGACGCACGATCGTGCTCGCGTGCGGCCTCGCCGGCCTGGTGTTGTACCCGGTGTGGCTGCTGACCCCGGGGACGTGGAACAAGCTGGCGCTGGTCGTCCCACGCGACCTGGTGCTGGCACCGCTCTGGCCGATCCTGCGTGGCCGGGCCCTCGCCGCGCTGCCGGACCGGGCCGGGACGCTGGCCGGCGTGACGTCACTGCTGGGGCTGCTGCCGCTGGCCGGGGCGTTCGCCTGGGTCGCGCAGCGCGCCGGCCTGACGCGGTCGCTGCTGCTGGTGCACGTGCTGGCCAGCGTGGTGCTGCTGCTCGTCCTGCGGGGCGGCGACCTCGACGTCGAGGAAGCGCGCGACGCGGTGTGA
- a CDS encoding RNA polymerase sigma factor: MPPGDEDAFRQVFETHRHALHGFLLGRTSDPEMARDLLQETFLRLWHRFDEVGDLEEDRLRGWLITVARNLVVDGYRAAATRRATVTALGRQPAPAAEDLADRASRRDEVARVHQAIATLPDEQRQILTMATVGSMTSQQIGEALDLPAGTVRYKLHQARERLALNLED; encoded by the coding sequence GTGCCCCCGGGTGACGAGGACGCCTTCCGCCAGGTCTTCGAGACCCATCGACACGCGCTCCACGGCTTCCTGCTCGGCCGCACGTCCGATCCGGAAATGGCGCGGGACCTGCTGCAGGAGACGTTCCTGCGCCTGTGGCACCGCTTCGACGAGGTCGGTGACCTGGAGGAGGATCGCCTGCGCGGATGGCTGATCACCGTCGCCCGCAACCTCGTCGTCGACGGCTACCGCGCCGCCGCGACGCGTCGCGCCACGGTCACGGCCCTGGGGCGGCAACCGGCCCCGGCGGCCGAGGACCTCGCCGACCGCGCGTCCCGGCGCGACGAGGTGGCCCGCGTGCACCAGGCCATCGCGACCCTCCCGGACGAACAGCGGCAGATCCTGACGATGGCGACCGTCGGCAGCATGACCAGCCAGCAGATCGGTGAGGCGCTCGACCTCCCGGCCGGCACGGTGCGCTACAAGCTCCACCAGGCCCGAGAACGCCTGGCCCTGAACCTCGAGGACTGA
- a CDS encoding pirin family protein, translating to MNLPDDVVLQTVALDRVWQTVDPFLFCVHHDDDYPEGDDELGPCAPLVGRNLGMDFSGRDGWSMYHGSLVPGFPQHPHRGFETISFMRRGFMDHSDSLGAAARFGRGDVQWMTAGSGIVHAEMFPLLNRDRHNETELFQIWINLPASDKMVPPHFSMLWSHEIPRHTFLDDAGRPTEVTVVAGELVPGRRAPAPPPHSWASRRDTDVGIYHAAISPDGAWRLAPAAHEQTIRTVYVFAGGSVRIGDAEVEGGHAAVVRPDVPITLRDTGDGAEVLVLQGRPIGEPIVQYGPFVMTTKAEIQKAYHDYQETYFGGWPWPADDPNHGPDLRRFARHADGRVEDFAATA from the coding sequence GTGAACCTTCCCGACGACGTGGTCCTGCAGACGGTCGCGCTCGACCGCGTCTGGCAGACGGTGGACCCGTTCCTGTTCTGCGTCCACCACGACGACGACTATCCCGAGGGCGACGACGAACTCGGGCCCTGTGCGCCGCTCGTGGGGCGCAACCTCGGCATGGACTTCTCGGGCCGCGACGGCTGGTCGATGTACCACGGCTCGCTGGTGCCGGGGTTCCCGCAGCACCCGCACCGGGGCTTCGAGACCATCTCGTTCATGCGCCGCGGGTTCATGGACCACTCGGACTCGCTCGGTGCCGCCGCCCGCTTCGGCCGCGGCGACGTCCAGTGGATGACGGCCGGCTCCGGCATCGTGCACGCGGAGATGTTCCCGCTGCTCAACCGCGACCGGCACAACGAGACCGAGCTGTTCCAGATCTGGATCAACCTGCCGGCCAGCGACAAGATGGTGCCGCCGCACTTCTCGATGCTGTGGAGCCACGAGATCCCGCGGCACACCTTCCTGGACGACGCCGGCCGGCCCACCGAGGTGACCGTGGTCGCCGGTGAGCTCGTCCCGGGCCGTCGTGCGCCCGCACCGCCGCCGCACTCGTGGGCGTCGCGCCGCGACACCGACGTGGGCATCTACCACGCCGCGATCTCGCCCGACGGTGCCTGGCGACTGGCCCCCGCCGCGCACGAGCAGACCATCCGCACCGTCTACGTCTTCGCCGGCGGGTCGGTACGGATCGGCGACGCCGAGGTCGAGGGCGGCCACGCGGCGGTCGTGCGCCCGGACGTGCCGATCACCCTGCGCGACACCGGCGACGGCGCCGAGGTGCTGGTCCTGCAGGGCCGCCCGATCGGCGAGCCGATCGTGCAGTACGGCCCGTTCGTGATGACCACGAAGGCGGAGATCCAGAAGGCCTATCACGACTACCAGGAGACCTACTTCGGCGGCTGGCCCTGGCCGGCGGACGACCCCAACCACGGCCCCGACCTGCGCCGATTCGCCCGCCACGCCGACGGGCGCGTCGAGGACTTCGCCGCAACCGCGTGA
- a CDS encoding winged helix-turn-helix transcriptional regulator, translated as MAKTDLTRHCTVARTLEVIGDRWTVLVLRDAFYGVRRFEDWVADLGIARNILTDRLGKLVDHGVLEKQPYAERPVRYEYRLTEKGKDLLPVVLSLAAWGSRWETEDRPEAARIVHTSCDHDADPTVVCGHCGDPLRRREIRVEPNPVRRTTPADVTAP; from the coding sequence ATGGCGAAGACGGACCTCACCCGGCACTGCACGGTCGCGCGCACCCTCGAGGTCATCGGCGATCGCTGGACGGTGCTCGTCCTGCGCGATGCGTTCTACGGCGTGCGCCGGTTCGAGGACTGGGTCGCCGATCTCGGCATCGCGCGCAACATCCTGACGGACCGGCTCGGCAAGCTCGTCGATCACGGCGTGCTGGAGAAGCAGCCCTACGCCGAGCGGCCGGTCCGCTACGAGTACCGGCTGACCGAGAAGGGCAAGGACCTGCTCCCGGTGGTGCTGTCGCTGGCCGCCTGGGGCAGCCGCTGGGAGACCGAGGACCGTCCCGAGGCGGCCCGCATCGTGCACACGAGCTGCGACCACGACGCCGATCCGACCGTGGTGTGCGGCCACTGCGGCGACCCGCTGCGCCGCCGCGAGATCCGTGTCGAGCCGAACCCGGTGCGGCGCACGACCCCGGCCGACGTGACGGCCCCCTGA
- a CDS encoding MBL fold metallo-hydrolase, translating into MSDEYTGHVEPDGDWQDRTDGHLFVRKLSVEEFDNNCYVVACTRTREALLVDVAARPQRLLEALEGFSPVAAVQTHGHWDHVRAWEGVRDAGIEVWGHPGDAPLFPHDVDRELSDGERLAVGDVEVEVLHLPGHTEGSLLYLAHGEERPHLFSGDTLFPGGPGNTFGNVDNHRRVMDGLETQVFARLPDATWVYPGHGDDTTLGTERPHLQEWRERGW; encoded by the coding sequence ATGAGCGACGAGTACACCGGCCACGTCGAGCCCGACGGCGACTGGCAGGACCGCACCGACGGGCACCTGTTCGTGCGCAAGCTCAGCGTGGAGGAGTTCGACAACAACTGCTACGTGGTGGCGTGCACCCGGACGCGTGAGGCACTGCTGGTCGACGTGGCGGCGCGCCCCCAGCGCCTGCTCGAGGCCCTGGAGGGCTTCTCCCCCGTCGCCGCCGTCCAGACCCACGGGCACTGGGACCACGTGCGGGCGTGGGAGGGCGTCCGCGACGCCGGCATCGAGGTGTGGGGTCACCCCGGCGACGCGCCGCTCTTCCCCCACGACGTGGACCGGGAACTGTCGGACGGCGAGCGCCTGGCCGTCGGCGACGTCGAGGTCGAGGTGCTCCACCTGCCCGGCCACACCGAGGGCTCGCTGCTCTACCTGGCCCACGGCGAGGAGCGCCCGCACCTGTTCAGCGGCGACACCCTGTTCCCCGGCGGGCCGGGCAACACCTTCGGCAACGTGGACAACCACCGCCGGGTCATGGACGGGCTGGAGACGCAGGTCTTCGCCCGCCTGCCGGACGCCACCTGGGTCTACCCCGGCCACGGCGACGACACCACGCTCGGCACGGAGCGTCCCCACCTGCAGGAGTGGCGCGAGCGAGGCTGGTGA
- a CDS encoding class I SAM-dependent methyltransferase: MTENEARTRWNTRHAARARHPDAARFLTAREDLLPRSGRALDVAGGTGRNAVRLARRGLRTTLVDVSDEACRQAREAAAAVGVALEVVRADVTTDGLPAGPWDVVLCHHFLDLAVWRSGAQALSPGGLLLACQPTVRNLERHERPARRWLLDEGQLAAEVAGWCDVEVIELDEGWTDEGRHEARLVVRRTDPHPSGRDAVQRATLASGTV; this comes from the coding sequence ATGACCGAGAACGAGGCCCGCACACGGTGGAACACGCGCCATGCCGCACGTGCACGCCACCCCGACGCGGCGCGCTTCCTGACCGCCAGGGAGGATCTGCTGCCGCGTTCGGGCCGCGCCCTGGACGTCGCCGGTGGGACCGGCCGTAACGCCGTCCGGCTCGCCCGACGGGGGTTGCGGACGACCCTGGTGGACGTCTCCGACGAGGCCTGCCGGCAGGCGCGCGAGGCGGCGGCCGCCGTCGGCGTCGCGCTCGAGGTGGTGCGTGCCGACGTCACCACCGACGGCCTGCCCGCGGGCCCGTGGGACGTGGTGCTGTGCCACCATTTCCTCGACCTCGCCGTGTGGCGGTCCGGCGCGCAGGCGCTCTCCCCCGGCGGGCTGCTGCTGGCCTGCCAGCCCACGGTCCGCAACCTGGAGCGCCACGAACGGCCCGCCCGCCGGTGGCTGCTGGACGAGGGCCAGCTGGCGGCCGAGGTGGCCGGGTGGTGCGACGTCGAGGTGATCGAGCTGGACGAGGGTTGGACGGACGAGGGCCGCCACGAGGCACGGCTGGTCGTGCGCCGGACGGACCCGCACCCCTCCGGGCGAGACGCCGTTCAGCGCGCCACGCTGGCCAGCGGGACGGTGTAG
- a CDS encoding ATP-binding protein translates to MEQTPLLAASSLARSVVDTSAGDHLVGFYDDEAYLAQAVAAFLAPGLLAGDAGVVVATPEHRDRFDAALREAGVDVVGAVRAGALVHADASDLIDRFLLDGRLDRDAFRRIVGDVLTRAAGEGRRVRVFGEMVALLWDRGHVPAVVELEDAWNDLAADHPFVLFCAYPMHAFDRSESAEAFRAVLQRHNHVLPSEVLQRVDGPDATERLVALLQQEAGAGRVEIDQLRRRQRELEALLEHLRDLDAVRNEFVSMVVHDIQSPATVVAALLELVRSRWHELPPDTIQDHLGTALESIHRIERLTADILTVARIDSGRFTYELRPMALLPVVQQAVAHVRDATQRAIVVDAPRDLAPVQADADRQLQVLTNLLTNAVKFSPDTSVVRVSVEQDTDRQVVRVRDDGVGIGREEQAALFLPFSRLRERADRQTRGTGLGLHTAKALVEGQGGLIWVESEAGKGSTFSYTVPLASVAR, encoded by the coding sequence GTGGAGCAGACGCCGCTGCTGGCGGCCTCGAGCCTCGCACGGTCGGTCGTCGACACGTCGGCGGGCGACCATCTCGTGGGCTTCTACGACGACGAGGCCTACCTCGCGCAGGCCGTGGCCGCGTTCCTCGCGCCCGGCCTGCTGGCCGGTGACGCCGGGGTGGTCGTCGCCACGCCCGAGCACCGGGACCGGTTCGACGCCGCCCTGCGCGAGGCGGGGGTCGACGTGGTCGGCGCCGTCCGCGCGGGCGCGCTCGTCCATGCCGACGCCTCGGACCTGATCGACCGGTTCCTGCTGGACGGCCGCCTCGACCGCGACGCGTTCCGGCGCATCGTGGGGGACGTCCTGACGCGGGCCGCTGGCGAGGGGCGCCGGGTGCGCGTCTTCGGCGAGATGGTGGCGCTGCTGTGGGACCGCGGGCACGTCCCGGCGGTGGTGGAACTCGAGGACGCCTGGAACGACCTCGCCGCCGACCACCCCTTCGTGCTGTTCTGTGCCTATCCGATGCACGCGTTCGACCGGTCGGAGTCGGCCGAGGCGTTCCGCGCGGTTCTACAGCGGCACAACCACGTGCTGCCCAGCGAGGTGCTGCAGCGCGTCGACGGTCCGGACGCCACCGAGCGCCTGGTGGCGCTGTTGCAGCAGGAGGCGGGCGCCGGGCGCGTGGAGATCGACCAGTTGCGGCGGCGTCAGCGCGAGCTCGAGGCGCTGCTCGAGCACCTGCGCGACCTGGACGCCGTCCGCAACGAGTTCGTGTCCATGGTGGTGCACGACATCCAGAGCCCGGCGACGGTGGTCGCCGCGCTGCTCGAACTGGTGCGTTCCCGCTGGCACGAGCTGCCACCCGACACGATCCAGGACCACCTCGGCACCGCCCTGGAGAGCATCCACCGCATCGAGCGGCTGACCGCCGACATCCTCACCGTGGCGCGCATCGATTCCGGCAGATTCACCTACGAGCTGCGGCCGATGGCGCTGCTCCCCGTCGTCCAGCAGGCCGTCGCGCACGTGCGCGACGCCACGCAGCGTGCCATCGTGGTCGACGCGCCCCGTGACCTCGCGCCGGTGCAGGCCGACGCCGATCGCCAGCTGCAGGTGCTGACGAACCTGCTGACGAACGCGGTCAAGTTCTCGCCGGACACCTCGGTCGTCCGGGTCTCGGTCGAGCAGGACACCGATCGCCAGGTCGTGCGCGTGCGCGACGACGGCGTCGGTATCGGTCGCGAGGAGCAGGCGGCCCTCTTCCTGCCGTTCTCGCGGCTGCGTGAGCGCGCCGACCGCCAGACCCGCGGGACGGGACTCGGGCTGCACACCGCCAAGGCGCTCGTGGAGGGCCAGGGCGGGCTGATCTGGGTGGAGAGCGAGGCCGGCAAGGGCTCGACCTTCAGCTACACCGTCCCGCTGGCCAGCGTGGCGCGCTGA